The genome window ACCCAGGACCTTCGTGGATATGCTGCTTGCTGCAGGTGAGGCAGGAAAACCTTACGGAGGGCTGGAAGAAGCCTAGCAAGGGCCTGGTTCATCCACTGGGGATGAGAGAATCGCTTCTTGCAAATGTCTATAAAGGGAAGATGGAGTCAGGCTGCTTAACTACGACTCAGGCAGAACGGCAAAGTGACAAGCGACGCTGGTCTCTTATGCCAAGCCACTAGGGAGGGAAGGGACAGGGCCTGGCAGGCTACGTCTGGAAAGGAGAAAGCTTGGTCACGTGAGATGTGTCCTATCTCTCAGCCCTAACAGGCTAGGCAGGGGCAGACTCAATCTTTACAGAGGACTCTCTCTGTCCCAACCGTAGGAGCACACACACTCTCCCCAAACCAAAGGTAAAGCCAGCCACCTCTTCCTGTGCTGCCCATTCCATACTTACCTCCCGCCCCCTGCTTGGGAGAGGGAGCCCCCACACCCTGCATGCCTGCTTTTGTAATAGGAATCAGCCTGGGAGCCAGGGGCCAACAGCAGAGGGCACTGTGAACAGCCTGCAGGCATCCCAGGTGTGAACAACAGCCTGTTCCTCCCAGCTAAGACACAAGTGGCCAGGGAAGATCGAAAAGTGGTCACTACTTTAAGGATCAGGCACCCCCAAAAGTCCTCAGAGAacccagcttcctgaatgctggatgCCTCCACCCAGTGGCAGTTACTAGTCCCCAAAGAAGGAAGCACCCACAAGAGCCCAAGACCTTTCTGAGAGGGCGGCAGACACAGCCTGACCTTGTCCCAGATTCTGCAGCACGGAAGGGCCCCATGAGAAGCCACAAGCCTACAGAACCACACAACTCACGTCCCAGGGAAAGTGTTCTCAGTAACCCAGACTGCAGCCTAGACACTCCACAGCTCTTGGGTTTGGACTGCCTTGACTCCCAGGCTCTAGCACTGCCCTGCTGCTGGTCTCCCCTCCCCCGTTCTCTGAGCTCAGAGGTCTGGGCCAAGAGCCTCAAGGGAACACCCCTGTCCACTGATGGAGAAAAAAACAGCTGCACGTGGTAGATCCAGTTCCTCATCCAGCTCACTGGTGGGCAAAGCACAGACATGAAATACGAGAGGCTCCTCCACTGCCAtgcctctctccatcctccagccagccagccagccagcctgcctaACACCTCTCCTAAACTTAAGATCATCTAATATTTGCCCCATCCTTAGGGCTCTGAGGCCCCCAGGGACTAGCCTCAACACCAAACAGGAAGGTTCCCCACTATTCCCAAAGGCTCTCTGCACAGGGGACCCAATACTGATTCCCTTGCTCAACAAACTaggacaccccaccccacccccgtcgGAACTCCCTCATGTCTACCTGGTGTGCTTCAGACCCTCAGGTGgaactcttgcagagaactgccCTCTGGAGGAGTCAGCAAGACTAAGCTAGCTGAGAGCCCATCTACAGTTGGAGCTAATTCCTAccctctgcccctctcctccaCTAGCTCCAAAGACCAAGTCAGCAAGGCAACAGCCAGACAGGAGCCGCACCCTGAGTTTGTACAGGGTCACTGAATGAGGACTCTAACCAGCACGCACTCGCCTTCACCATGCACATGATAGCTCTGAGGGTCCAGTGTCTTCCACCCTCAGTCATCTGTGAGGCCACTCACCAGTTTCTAAAATCATTAACTTCCCTATGGCTCCACTCTGCGCCTCTGAAACACACTTTTGAAATAGAGTCTAAATCCAAACAAGGGTTTCTTAATCCCATCTCGTACACTTGAACTTCCTCCTCCCAGACAAAGGCTGAAGCCCTGCCCTGTGCATCTGAGTGAGTGGCCAAGTCTTACTTGGACGCTGACTCCTCAAAGCCTGCCTAAAACGTGCCTGGCTGCATCTCTTGCCTTACATAAAGTCCTCACAAAGTTTCTGTCAGCTCCAGTTTGAggatatgaaagaaaaaacaacaacaacaacaaaacccactccaGGCCGGAACAAAGAAGCACGGGGTTTCCTTCTGGGCCAGCTGGTGGCCCGGAGTCGTTAAACCCTAGTCTGCGCCCTCACAGCCTTTACTCTCCTGGCTACTTGGATCTCCCAAGTCCTGGCCAGCGGACTCAAGTCCCAGTACCTCCTAAATAAGATTCAACTCTAACAGTACACTAGCGGAAACTGgacgaaaaaccaaaacaaaccttgATTCGCTGCGGATCCCAGACCAAGGGAGGAAAGACCATCAGTCTCCATTGTTAACATTCCTGCGTCCCACGCACTCGGGGTGCCATGCCTCCCAAATGCACTCAACTCCCCACAGAAAAAGGGAACCCATCCTTCTGCCGCATAAAGTAAATTCAGAACCAGGGGTGTGTAACCCCACCTTTCTCCCACTGCAGTCCCTCCCATGCGGGACTCACTCTAAGACGGGATCCCGGCTGTGACcctaccccatcccacccccgcTGGCCTTTTGCAAGATCCCGGCACGTGCGTTCTCCgccacccccacaccccaggcTGAAGACTCACCTGCAGACCGGGCAGCCTCCGACCACGACGATGGAGTTGGCAGGATACCGGGTGACCGTTCGACTGTGGATGTTATAGACCCGGGGGTGGCTGGTGGGGATCCCTGTGGGAGCGGAGCGCAGATCAGCACCGGGCGTTCTcggccctcctcctccctccccctaatcccctgtcctccccgcctCCAACTGGGCTGAGCGCGCCTGCGGGTGGGCTCTAGAAGCCAAGTGCAAACCCTTGGACACAAAGTTCACGGCCACCGGGGCAGGGCCTGGCCGGGCAGGGCGCCCCAGGCAGCAGATGCCCCTGCAGGCCTGCGCCGGGACAGCGCGGTGCTCAGCCATAAGGCCTCTCGGGGACCCCCGCCGAGCCGCGGGCCCACCTGTGACGAGGTAGGGGTagggcggcggcgggggcgcgGTGGGGATGGCCCCGTAACCGTGCGGGCCGCACGCGTAGTCGCCCTGGCCGGCCTCCAGATTGTAGGCGGGCGGGCGCTCCTGCAACAGGGGCTTGTGGTCCATGGCGGCCCCCGGGGCCGCGCGCCCGCCAGCTCCGGCCCGGCTCGCTCCCTTCGGCCCGGCGGGGATGGAGGAGGTAGCAGCGACCGCGGTGTCCCAAGCAGCTCGGCCCTGTTAGGCGCGCGCCGGGCGGGGCGGGCGCGCCAAGGGTTCCCCGCCCTCCTGCCGGTCACAAGACCGGGGTCACGTGGGCGGGGCGGGGCTGTGGGCGGGGCTTGGAGAGGGCGTCTTAAAGACGCCTCTGCGGCGGTGGAGGCGGGGCGTTGTGCTCATTCTATCCCCGCCCCTCGTGGACTCCAGGGCTTTCAGGGAAGTTCTGACACCTTGCTCctgatctttttaaaatttttgtaaaaaaaaagtttaaggacTCTATCTCATGAACGCTGGAGCTGCAGGAGGGGGCTTTGGAatttcccagtgtagccttgaagaATGCCACTTACCAACAAACCCCTGGTACAGCTGACCGTGGATGTGTGCCTGCTAGCCCACATCCCACATTTACACCTGAGGCGACAAAGACGATGCTGAATGGGATGCAAAATAGCGGTCAGGTAGGGAGCCAGAGAGTGAGATGACACTGCAGTGAGGTGAAGGGACAGAAGGCACATGAGGAAGCCATGGGCCTGGGCATCAATGTCTAGAGGAAGCCATGGGAGTGACCGACCCTTGGGACCAGAACAAGAACCTCCCAAGGTACGATCCCAAAACATCAACAGTAGGCAGTCCCATGCTGTGTTACTAAGTCATTTGGGGTGGCCTTAAAGGGTCCCCAAGAGACAAAGGTGGAGGCCCTCCCTATTCAGGGAAGTCGATGACACTAGAGTGGAGGAAGCGCCTTGAAGGATCTAACTGCAGGATTGCATGGgcttggggtttgtttgtttgtttgtttgttttcaaacagggtctctctgtgtaacagccctggctgtcctggaactcgctttgtagaccaggctggccttgaactcagagacccacctgcttctgcctcccaagcgctgggattaaaggtgtgcaccaccacacctgggaaCTATGTGGGTTTAAACAGGGGTGAGCATCAGATTTGCACATAACCGCCCCCCTGAATCTCTGAAGCTGAGCAGAGTGAAGCGTGGTGACAGATGGATGAGGAAACAACACGCGGCAGCAAAGGccagggagaaactgggagggaAGGAAATGAGAGGTACCTGTCAAAGCCTGTTGACCTTTCCAGGGGTGGTGCCATGCACCTGCAACtccgcactcaggaggctgaggcaggaggatctagcATTCCAAGCCAGCAAAATCCCACCTGAAATGAAAGGCGTTGGCAACTTCCTAGGAGGAGAGGTACCAAATTGACGAAAGGATGCTCACGATTGTGGCTTGGACAGTGGTAGACAGAGGGCTAACACCTGGCTGTGCACAAAGGCAAAGCTGTGTTCAGGGAAAGAGCCAGACAGGTCCAGTTTTCACCGAGCCCATTCCCTAAGTGACACTTTTTATAAGCTGGGAGAGTCTGAGCAGGTGTTGGGAACATCTCCTCCTTTTTATGGTGTTTTGGTCTAGATttctgtgtttatatgtatgactATTTTCCCCCATGTGTacctgtgcactacatgtgtgcctggtacctgtaaAGGCCAAAagatgttagatcccctggaactggaattatagatggttgtgagccaccgtgtgagtgctgggaactgaacccaggtcctctgcaagagcagcaagtgctcttaaccactagagccatctctccagccagctatgtgtgtgcacactcgagtgtgcatatatgtgtgtgttgtgtgtgtgtatgtgtgtgtgtgtgtgtgtgtgtcaggggggaTGGTAGattggagacaaggtcttctgtagcccaagctggcttgaactcaccctgtaacaagtgatgaccttgaactcctgatcctcctgtctccatttccccagtgctgggattccaggcacaacaccacacctggtttaatGCCACCCTGTTGGTGAAAGGTCTGGGACATTTCATAGTCAAAGCCACTTAAGTGCCAGCACCGTGGAGCACCTGATCTGTTCATGGTGAATCCACTCAGGTGCCAGCACCACGGAGTGCCTgattgttggttggtttgtgcAGGTTAAAAGGACATAGTCACCCACTTTTGGAGCTGATATAATGAGCTAGGATGGAGTTACTAAGAAGTGATGCCGTGGGAATGAACAGGCTCAAGGAGATGGGGAGTCAGTGAGGACAGGGGGTGAGCTGTAGCTGTCCTCCAGTGTTTAGAGTGCCTAGTTGGGAAGGGGACAATTAACCAGAGAAAAGACTAGAGagaggagccaggtgtggtgctatgtcatacctctaatcctagcatgtgggaggtacAGGCatgaggatcaagagttcaagatcatcctaagCTATAGAGAAAGTTTGAagatagcctggactacacaagaccctgtcaccaaaaaaaaagggagggaggtgCTGTTGGATCAGCCAGTAAAGTAAGGATTTGAGTCTGCATTCCATCGTCCACGTAAAAGCCAGACAAGGTGGGGtgcacctgtgaccccagcactagagaggcggAAAcggggatccctggagctcactggccggTCAGCCTGGCCAAAtggatgagaccctgtctttaaaaataagatggagccgagtggtggcacacacctttaatcccagcacttgggaggcagaggcaggcgaatctctgagttcaaggccagcttggtctacagagagagttccaggacagacagggttacacagagaaaccctgtagaaaaaaagagagagagagagagagcgagcaatcaaggaagacaccagacTTCTTCGATCTCTGTCCTCTACACTGACAAATGCATGCaagtacaaacatacatacatacacacacacacacacacacacacacacacacacacacacacattcaaaataagaaaataaaacagttggCCATGTAGAGATGGAAAGAATAGTGTTTaggcttgcttgtttgtttaatgtgGGCAAACACTAGATCACTTGTAAAGTGATAGGATTCAGCAAGGCAGAAGAGGGGTGATAGGTGAGGGGAGACAGTCTTGTACACAGCAAGGACAGTCCCCTATCAAATTGGACTGGCCACCCATAGAAGGGGACACAAAGATGCTAGGACAGATACcacttcctctctttcccctccctctcatcctcctttccttcccccctttccctctccttctcctttctacTGGGGGTGCTACATAAGCACcccaccctgagctacatccccagcatgGGAgctctctcctgagtgttgctAACTCTGTCATGAAATTAGGAGCAAAGCCAGAAACTGAGTCTGAGAccagaggagggagtgtaagaaaTAGATGGTTCATGGGACTCCCCAGAATAGGGGTCTAAGCAGCAAGAGGAAGAATTGCAGTGTGATCCTGGAGCCATGTGAGGCAGTGATGTATCCACGCAAGCAGAAGGGAAAACGTTCTCAGCCCTCGTTCTGGCCATCAGGCAGATGAAACAATGGACCTTAAGGAATGGGAATTTCCCAGGAAACCTCGTGCCTAAGGTGTTGTGGCTTGAGTGGAAGCACACTCCCCAATGGGGCATAATTTGAATACATAGTCccccaattggtggaactgtttgggaaggattaggaggtgtttCCTTGTCAGAGGAAGCGTGTCACCAGAGGTGGGCCCCCACCactcccagttagctctctctccctttccttgtggatcagatgcaagctctcagctactgctccagcactacaCCTGTCTGCGTattgccatgctcctcaccatggtGGTCATGGGCTCACCCTCTGAGAGTGAGTGAGCTTCCAATCAactctttcctttataaattgcCTTAGTGTCTCTTCCCAGCGATAGAAAGTTAACTGAGActctggagaaagaaaaggctgacGCCTGGGAGACTACGATGGTGCAGCCTTCCCGAAGGGAGTGCATCCTTGTGGAGGGCTTGACTAAAGGCCTTGCCTACTTCCAATTTGCTCTCTGATTCATGCTCCTAATTAAAGAcatgaactctcagcttcctgctccagctgccgcctgctgccacacttcccTATCACAATGGAACCCTCTtatccctctgaaaccataagcccaaataaattcttctctgtgttgccttgTTTGTGGTGTTTTACCATCGCAACAGAGAGTAACtaatgcttcttttttcttttctttctttcttgattttttttgtttgtttgtttttttgtttttcgagacagggtttccctgtgtagctttgcacctttcctggaactcacttggtagcccaggctggcctcgaactcacagagatccgcctggctctgcctcccaagtgctgggattaaaggcgtgggacaccaccacccagcacctaATATGACTTCTTAAGGGAGAGAAACAAGTGCCTGACAATAGCCACATTTATCATTTTGGTGACTCTCAAGTTACAACTCAAAGGCTTGGtaaaggttctctctctctctctctctctctctctctcccttccctctttctctgatACAGAGTCTCATGTGGCCTTCTatgaagccaaggatgaccttgaacttctaaccctcctgccttgaccttccaagcgctgggattacagctgtgcacctcACACAGTTTATGGTACTGAAGCCTGGACTCAAGGCTTCCTGATGGTGGCAGCCAAACCTGCTACCAGCTGAGCATATCCCCACCCTCTTCTTCCTGATAAGTGGCTGCAGGGGTGACTTGCATGGAGTCGTAATCTGATAAGGAAAATCCAGGAAGCACTAGGTTGCACAAGGTTTAGGAAGGATCTTTTACCATAATGGAGTGCCTGGTGAGATTCCTGGAAAGTTGCAAGTCACagctgggaaaggagaaaggcctTAAGGAAATGTGGCTAATGGTGCTGGAATTTTTGCTTCCTAGCTGGAGAAAGCCTTCAAGCAGGCTCTTGGATGAGACTCCTTTCCATTCTTCTGTCCCCATCATACCCCTGTCTTTCTGTCCTGTCTCACTGCAGAGAGGAAGTTAAAAATCCAGGTGTGGGCGGGGCTTCACTCCCTCCAAAGGTTCTTGGAAACGCCCCTTCCTGTCATTTCTAGTACCTGGTGACTCCAGAGTCCTTGTCAATCAGCAATTGAAAATGTCTCTAGCCCTCGCAGGTCTCTCTTGGCCCCTCCTCTTGTAAGCACACCAGTCATTGTTTGCATTAGGGCTCAAGCTTGATATAGAATGGCATTGTCATTTCCATGCACATATGCCCAAGCCTTACCCCTCCCTCAGAGCACCCTCATACAGTCAGGATCCAGCTGCCCTGTGTCACTGGCATGGCTGGAGCCAAGATATACTAAAGAGAGACACTTGTGTCTCAGCTATGAGGTTATAGAAACAATGGTCTCC of Onychomys torridus chromosome 22, mOncTor1.1, whole genome shotgun sequence contains these proteins:
- the Bri3 gene encoding brain protein I3 isoform X1, whose amino-acid sequence is MDHKPLLQERPPAYNLEAGQGDYACGPHGYGAIPTAPPPPPYPYLVTGIPTSHPRVYNIHSRTVTRYPANSIVVVGGCPVCRVGVLEYCFTCLGIFLAIVLFPFGFICCFALRKRRCPNCGAVFT